The following nucleotide sequence is from Pandoraea thiooxydans.
TCGCATGTCGAGCGCGGCCAGCGTCAGCGGATTGGTGAACGTGCCTTGCACCGCGATGGTGGTGCGGCCAATATGCATTGCCGCGTCGAGCGGGAACGGGGTGCCGTTATTCTCCAGCGAGAGCACGTCGCCGCTGCGGCCGCGACCGCTCACGAGCACGCCGTTGAAGTTGCCGTGCGTCCTGAAACCGATGCCATACGGGCGCTGGCCGTCGATGGTGGCCAGCTCGGTGGTCAGGTCGAGTTTATGGCCCAGGTCGCGCACGCGTATGATGCCGTCCTCGAGCACCAGTCTGTCGATCTTGAAGCGCCACAGCGAAGGCTTGCCCGTGCTTTGCTTGATGGTCCAGTTGTTGCGCCCGTCGGCCAGGCGTTCGAGGTCGACATGCGGCGCCGCCAGGGCGACTTCGGGCAACACCACGCGATGTTCGAGCAGCGGCATCCAGTCCAGAGAGATCGAGGCCTGCTGCACTTCGACCATGTTCGGCGACAAGCCCCACGGGGGGTTGCCAAGCACGATATCATTCGCTATAAGACGCGGGCGCGGCAGCCAACGGCCCATGCCGGAGGCCTCGGCGTCGGGCGGCAGCCATTGCAACGTCAGGTCGCCTCGAATCGCGAACGGCCGCTCGACGGCGGCGCTGACTTCCCGGTCGATCCAGCCGCGCGCGCGATTCCAGTTGAACACGGAGATAAAGATCGCGCAGCCGATGATTATCGCGGCGACCAGCAATGCCAACCATTTGATTACACCCGCAATCACTTTCATGACGAATAACACGGCTCGACCAGTTAACGACAATGTACCGCCCACGCCGGACGGTGCCAACATGGGGAGTGCGTCTTCGCAGACGCTTCTGGTCGACTCGCGCCGCTTCGGGGGCATCGCGCGGCTTTATGGCGATGCAGGCCTGGCGGCTTTGCGTGCTGCGCACGTCTGTGTCATCGGCATCGGCGGTGTCGGATCCTGGGTGGCCGAAGCGCTGGCGCGCAGCGCGGTCGGACACCTGACCCTGATCGATCTCGACCACGTCGCCGAGAGCAACACCAACCGGCAGATTCATGCACTCGAGGGCAATTACGGCAAGGCCAAGGTGCAGGCCATGGCCGAGCGCATCGGCGCAATTAATCCGCAGTGCCAAATCACCATTATCGAGGACTTTATCGAGATGGACAATCTCGATGCCCTGCTGGGCTCGGGCTTCGACTGGATCATCGATGCAATCGACAGCGTGCGCGTAAAAACGGCATTGATCGCGTGGGCCGCCCGGCGCGGTCAGCCGATCATCACGGTCGGCGGCGCGGGCGGCCAACTCGACCCCACGCGCATTCGCATCGACGACCTCGCACGCACCATCCAGGATCCGCTGCTGTCCAAGGTGCGTGCGCAGTTGCGACGGCTACACGGTTTCGCGCGCGGCCCGAAAGCCAAATTCGGGATACCTGCCGTCTATTCCGACGAGCCGCTGATTTATCCGGATGCCGCCTGTGCGCCCGATGGCGAACCGGTTGCCGGGCCTCAGGGGCTCAATTGCGCGGGCTTTGGCGCCAGCATGTGCGTGACCGCTGGTTTTGGCCTGGCCGCGAGCGCTTACGTGCTCACGCGGCTGGCCAAAAAATAGATGCCGACTAGCGCAGTTCGCGGCGCAGCACTTTGCCCACGGGCGTCTTGGGCAATTCCGTGCGGAATTCGACGATTCGGGGAATCTTGTAGCCGGTGAGATTCTTGCGACAGTAATCGATCACGGCCTGCTCGGTCAGTTCGGGCGATTTCTTGACCACCACGACCTTGACCGCCTCGCCGCTGCGCTCGTCGGGCACACCCACCACCGCGCACTCCAGCACGCCGGGGCAGGCCGCCACCACACCTTCGACCTCGTTCGGATAGACGTTGAAACCCGACACGATGATCATGTCCTTCTTGCGGTCGGTGATGCGCACGTAGCCCTGTTCGTCGACCACCGCGATATCGCCGGTGCGCAGCCAGCCGTCGTCGCTGAGCACTTGAGCGGTTTCGTCGGGGCGATGCCAGTAGCCTTTCATGACCTGCGGCCCGCGCACGCACAGCTCGCCCTCCTGGCCGACGCCGAGATCCTGGTTGGCATCGTTGCGAATGCTGATCTCGGTCGAGGGAATCGGCAGCCCGATCGTGCCATTGTATTGGCTGCCGACCGGATTGATGCACACCGCCGGCGACGCCTCGGTCAGGCCGTAGGCTTCGATCAGCGGATGACCGGTCACTTGTTGCCAGCGGTCGGCCACCGCGCGCTGCACGGCCGCGCCGCCGCCCAGGGCAAACTTCATCGCGCTGAAGTCGAGGGCCTCGAATCCTGGCGTGTGCAACAACCCGTTGAACAAGGTATTGACGCCCGTCATCGCGGTGAAATGCCAGTGCTTGAGTTCGGCAACGAAGCCGCGCATGTCGCGCGGGTTGGTGATCAGCAGATTCAAGCCGCCCAGCTTCATGAACACCAGGCAGTTCGCGGTCAGACAGAAGATGTGGTAGAGCGGCAGCGCCGTGACGACGGCTTCCTTGCCGAGCTCGAGCCCGTTGCCGACCCAGGCATGCGCCTGTTGCAGATTGGCGATCATGTTGCCGTGGCTGAGCACGGCGCCCTTGGCCACGCCAGTGGTGCCGCCGGTGTATTGAATAAAGGCGATGTCGTCGTGCGTGAGGGGCGGCTCGTTCAGCGCGAGACGCGCACCCTTGGCCAGCACCGTGTTGAACCGCACCGCATGGCCGATATGCCAGGCGGGCACCATTTTCTTGACCCGTTTGACGACGAAATTGACGATCCAGCGTTTGGGTGCGCTCACCATGTCGCCGATCTGCGTCGTGATCACGTGCTTGACCGGCGTGCGCGCCACGACCTGCTGCAAGGTGGCGGCAAAATTCTCGACCACCACGATCACCTCGGCACCGGCGTCCTGCAACTGATGCTCGAGTTCCGGCGCGGTGTAGAGCGGATTCACATTGACCACCACCATGCCGGCGCGCAACACGCCGAACAGCGCGACCGGATATTGCAGCAAATTGGGCATCATGATCGCTACCCGTGCGCCCTTGGTCAGGCCTGGCAGCGACTGCAGATACGCGGCAAACGCGCGGCTTTGGGCGTCCAGTTCCGCATAGGTGAGAGTCGTGCCGAGATTGCAGAAGGCGGGCCGTTGCGGGAATTTGGCGCAGCTTTGGTGGAACACGTCGAGCAGCGACGAAAACTCGTCCATGTCGATTTCGGCGGGCACCCCGGGCGGATAACTCTTCAACCAGACCTTTTCCATAGACTCCTCCTCTACGTCCATATGGATTATCGTCAGCGGTGCCGCCAGCTATGCCTGCCGGCGTGGCGCCGCTTGGGAATCCCGGTAGCATAACCTGCACCACCCCTCCTGCACACTCGCCAAAGGTCGCCAAGCGGTGGATTTGCATGGAGTAAAAGTTCTAACTCGGGTTCCGTTCAACAGCCGCAACGAGGTATCCGATCCGATGGCAGGCAGCCCTCGGTCGTTGGTCTGGACCGTGATATTCAAAAAGTACTTGCATGAAAAGACGGAATCGGGGCATAATTCCGCTCCTACGACGCGGCTGTAGCTCAGTTGGATAGAGTACTTGGCTACGAACCAAGGGGTCGTGGGTTCGAATCCTGCCAGCCGCGCCACCTAATTCGCTTCAAGATCAACGGCTTAGAGACTTGCCTCTCTAAGCCGTTTTTCTTTTTCCGCCGGAACTTCACGGGACTCGTATCTGGTTCGTTCCTCGGCGAGCCGACTCCGATGGGGTCAGCGTTTCACAACCCGACGACGGCTGTTCTGCATCGCGTCCATGCCGCTCAGCGGTTCCGGCGCGCCGCGCGTGCTCCGGTACCCCTGCCACCTCCCCGCAATCGTCGAATGACCGGACAAGTCGCTCAGCGCTCGCTGAGGACTTGAGGCGTGCATCGGTAACTCCTCTAGGGCGGCGGCTTCGCGAAGCCGCCGATCCATTCACTCACTCAGAGAAATAATCTCGCGCACCGCTTCTGGGTGGGCTGTGGCGATGCTTTAGCCACAGGCGGAGCCCATCTGACGCCATTGTTCGGCGTGCATCCAGGTGGCTTTCATGGGAATTCAAAAAAAGGAATTTTTAAATATATTCCGTAATAAGGAATGTGAAATAAAAAAATATCGAAAAAATTCAGTGTAAACGATTATATATGTCTAATTAAGGGATTCAATAGAATTGACGGGTGCCGTCGAGAACCTCGTCCCATTGCCATCGCAGTCTCACGGGTTTTCGTTGGCGTGCGGCCCGCCAGGAAGCGCATGAGCGTGCCAGACCCGATCCGAAGGGGCGGTCTGAGGAGGTGGGGTACCGAGCCATGAAGTGTGCCTTTCCGAGGAGAAAGCGATGTCAGCGCCATCCCACTCGCGCCTGTATTGCAGGATCGCGGTCCGCATCATCCCGTTTCTGTTCATCTGCTACGTCCTGAATTTCATCGATCGCGTCAACATCGGCTTCGCCAAACTGCAATTTCTACATGACCTTGGGCTGGGGGAAGGGGCCTTCGGCATGGCGACGGGCATCTTTTTCATTAGCTACGCGGCGTTCGAGCTGCCGAGCAATCTGATGCTCGCTCGTATTGGAGCCCGCAAGACACTCATGCGCATCATGCTCCTGTGGGGCCTATGCACGGTTGGCCAGACATTCATGACTGGCGCGACCTCGTTGTATGTCCTGCGCTTTTTGTTGGGCATGGCCGAGGCCGGCTTTTTCCCGGGCCTTATTCTGTACTTGTCGTACTGGTTTCCCGATACCGTGCGAGCTCGCGTCAATAGCGTCCTGCTGCTGGCCGTGCCGATCGCGGGAATTGTCGGCGGACCGCTATCCGGCTCGATCATGAGCCAGTTGCACGATTTCATGGGCTTGCGCGGATGGCAGTGGCTATTCCTTATCGAGGGCGTGCCAGCCATCGTGCTGGGGTTACTCGCTCCGTTTATGCTCAGCGATCGCCCGGACACTGCGAAGTGGCTCTCCGGTGCTGAACGGCAGATGCTGCAGCAAGACCTGACGCACACGCATGCCAAGGCCGTTATCGGGCACGAGCACATAAGCCTGATGGAAATTCTCCGCAGCCGACGCATCCTCGGTCTTGCGACGGTGTACTTCTGCATCTACGTCGGGCTCGTTGCGGTGGCCTTCTGGGGGCCAACAATCCTCAAGTTCTCGGGAGTGGTCAGCGTCGCGAGCATCGGTTGGCTCTCCGGCCTGATCTCCGTGCTGACGATGCTCGGCAACCTCGCGATCGCATACAGCTCCGATCGCCGCATGGAGCGTCGCTGGCATATCGCCGGGTGCATGGTCGCCACGGCCGTTAGCCTGTTTCTGCTTCGCTTTTCTCTTGGCAACGTCCCCGTTACCGTCGCGCTCGTGGCAATTGCCCAGCTATCGATTTTCACGGTGCCGATTATCTACTGGACGATTCCCGCGGCTCAGTTGGTGGGGCGCAGCGCCGCAGCCGGGATTGCCATTATCAGCGCCTTGGGTTCGATTGGAGGGGCGTTCAGTTCATGGATCGTGGGCGGCATGATGGCTCGCACCGGTTCACCTTACGCCGGGCTTGCGATTGTCGGCGGGTTGCTCCTGTTTGGGGCGATTTTGCTGATGTGGATGGTCCCCGGCAAGTCGAGTGAATTTACCAAGCCTTTGCAGCAGGTCGCCTAGATGCTGCCCGGAAACTGGGCTGGTGGTCGGGCGTTGCGCCACAGCGCGCTGGGCCATGGCAGCCGCGGTCGACACAGTGCGTCGTCGAACGGCGCTCTGCCATACGCCGACGTTCTTCCAAAGGCATGCGGCGTATGCGTGGATCCGCTTATGCTGGCGCCCCGCCTCTCGTCGCGGGATGGGCGGCCCGGATCCCGCGCGAAACGAATCCCCAATAGAGGGATTGCGTTGAGATGTAGTCGTTGGGTTCCGTGCCGATGCTTTGGCTTATGTGTTCTCTTGCATGGCTTGTTGCCTGGCGAGACTGCCCCGCCGCACCAGTCGGCGGGAGCCTCGAGACAATTTCAATCGCCGCACCGCGTGTTTGACAAATCCCTTAATATGGGATTATATTCACGAAAATTTTATATTTATTAGATTTAAGAGAGTCACAATGCCAAAAAACGGTGAGGGTATGCAAAATGGCGCGTGCCTTGTGCTCAAGACCGCACGCGACGCGGGAGTGCGCGTTTGTTTCGCCAACCCTGGAACCACAGAAATGCCGTTTGTCGGGGCGCTTGACATGGTTCCCGGCGTGCGCGCCGTCCTCGGGCTATTTGAAGGGGTATGCACGGGGGCGGCAGACGGCTATGGCCGCATGGCCGGCACGCCAGCCATGACGCTGCTGCACCTCGGTCCGGGCCACGCGAATGGAATAGCGAATCTGCACAATGCTCGGCGCGCACGCACGCCAATCTTGAATATCGTCGGCGACCACACGCGGGCACACCTGAAGTACGACTCTCCGCTGACATCGGACATCGAATCGCTGGCTCGTCCAGTATCGGTGTGGTACCGGAGTGTGGCCACCGAGGCCGACCTGGCCCGCGATACCGCCGAGGCAATTCAGGCGACCATGGGCGCGCAGCGCGGTGTTGCAACGCTGGTGTTGCCCGTCGATCTGCAATCGGTCAGCGTTGACGCGACGCTTCAGGGCGTCGTGCCGAAAATTCCTGCGCCGACCTTCGATAGGCAGCGAGTCGCGAAGATTGCCGAGTTGCTGGGTAGCAAAAAGCCGGCGGTCCTGCTGATGGGGGACCGGGCGCTTTCCGAGCGTGGCCAGCGGGCCGCCGCGCGCATCGCTGCGGTGACTGGCGCTGTGTGTTTGAGCGAGACCTTCCCGGCGCGTACCGAACGCGGCGCCGGATTGCCCGACATCGACCGCCTGCCGTACTTCCCTGAACCGGCGCGAGAGGCGCTCGCGGGACGCCAGGTTGTGCTGGCCGGTGCGTTGGCTCCGGTGACTTATTTTGGTTACGAAGGTATTTCGAGCGAGTTGGCGCCACCCGAGAGCATTGCCTTGCTGGCGGCCCCGGGCGAGGCTGCCGACCAGGCATTGGAGGCGGTCGCCGACTGCCTTGGCGCGACGCAGGAGACTGCCGCCACAGGCGCCGAGCTCTGGAATATCGAGCCCGGTCAACTGACCCCACAGGCGATCGGCCGCATCCTGTCGAACGCATTACCCGAGAACGCGATCGTCTCGGTCGAGGGCGGTACTTGCGGATATCCATTCGTCACCGCATCGGCGCGGGCGCGACGCCATACCGTCCTGACGAATACGGGCGGCGCGATCGGGCAGGGATTGCCGGTTGCGCTCGGCGCGGCAGTGGCCTGCCCCGAGCGGCGCGTCTTTGCTCTTCAGTCCGATGGCAGTGCGCAATACACGATTCAATCGCTTTGGACCATGGCAAGGGAGCGCTTGCCAGTCGTCATTCTGATCGCGTCGAACAGGCGCTATGCAATTCTGCAGACGGAATTGACGCGCGGCGGATTGCCGACAGACGCACCGAACTCGCGTTTGCTCACGGAGTTGACCGACCCGGCGATCGACTGGATGTCGCTGTCGAGAGGCTACGGCGTGCCGGCCGAACGGGCAACCACGACACTGCAGCTGGTCCAGGCACTCGAGCGGGCGCTCGCTTACCGCGAGGGCCCGTGCCTCATCGAGATGTGCTTGCCCTGAAGCCGCCGTATGTCGTTGTCTTCCCCATTTTCTGACTGTCAACGTAAATTTTATGGATCTGCAACTCACTGGAAAAGCCGCCTTCATCACGGGCGGCAGCATGGGTATCGGCAAGGCGATTGCACTGGAGTTTGTGCGTGAAGGCGTGAATGTGGTGATCGCCGCGCGCCGACTCGAGCACCTCGAGGCCGCCGCCGCCGAGATACGCGAGGCGGTCAAGCCGTTGGGCGACGCCGCAGGGCAAATTTCGGTGGCCTGCGTCGACACGACCGACATGGATTCGGTGGAGGCGGCAATCGCCAGCGCGGCCGACCGCTACGGGCGCCTGGATATTCTTGTGAACGGCGCGGCCCACCCGGGCGGGTTGGTTCGCTCCGAACTCGAGAATGCCGACCCGCAGGGGCTGCTTCAGGACATCGATATCAAAGTAGTCGGCTATTTTCGCTGCGCGAAGGCTGCCGCGCCCCATATGCGGCGCAACGGCTTCGGCCGGATCATCAACATCGGTGGGCTGACCGGCCGCGGCAGCAAGCAGATCTCCGGCATGCGCAATGTCGCCATCGTCCATATGACCAAGACGCTGTCGGACCAACTCGGCCCTTTCGGCATTACGGTCAACACGATTCATCCCGGCGTGGTCGAGACGCCGCACATTCACGAACTGTACGAGAAGGAAGCCCAGAAGCAGGGGCTCACGGCCGAGCAGGTCGAAGCCAACTACAT
It contains:
- a CDS encoding acetolactate synthase large subunit — translated: MQNGACLVLKTARDAGVRVCFANPGTTEMPFVGALDMVPGVRAVLGLFEGVCTGAADGYGRMAGTPAMTLLHLGPGHANGIANLHNARRARTPILNIVGDHTRAHLKYDSPLTSDIESLARPVSVWYRSVATEADLARDTAEAIQATMGAQRGVATLVLPVDLQSVSVDATLQGVVPKIPAPTFDRQRVAKIAELLGSKKPAVLLMGDRALSERGQRAAARIAAVTGAVCLSETFPARTERGAGLPDIDRLPYFPEPAREALAGRQVVLAGALAPVTYFGYEGISSELAPPESIALLAAPGEAADQALEAVADCLGATQETAATGAELWNIEPGQLTPQAIGRILSNALPENAIVSVEGGTCGYPFVTASARARRHTVLTNTGGAIGQGLPVALGAAVACPERRVFALQSDGSAQYTIQSLWTMARERLPVVILIASNRRYAILQTELTRGGLPTDAPNSRLLTELTDPAIDWMSLSRGYGVPAERATTTLQLVQALERALAYREGPCLIEMCLP
- a CDS encoding AMP-binding protein, with protein sequence MEKVWLKSYPPGVPAEIDMDEFSSLLDVFHQSCAKFPQRPAFCNLGTTLTYAELDAQSRAFAAYLQSLPGLTKGARVAIMMPNLLQYPVALFGVLRAGMVVVNVNPLYTAPELEHQLQDAGAEVIVVVENFAATLQQVVARTPVKHVITTQIGDMVSAPKRWIVNFVVKRVKKMVPAWHIGHAVRFNTVLAKGARLALNEPPLTHDDIAFIQYTGGTTGVAKGAVLSHGNMIANLQQAHAWVGNGLELGKEAVVTALPLYHIFCLTANCLVFMKLGGLNLLITNPRDMRGFVAELKHWHFTAMTGVNTLFNGLLHTPGFEALDFSAMKFALGGGAAVQRAVADRWQQVTGHPLIEAYGLTEASPAVCINPVGSQYNGTIGLPIPSTEISIRNDANQDLGVGQEGELCVRGPQVMKGYWHRPDETAQVLSDDGWLRTGDIAVVDEQGYVRITDRKKDMIIVSGFNVYPNEVEGVVAACPGVLECAVVGVPDERSGEAVKVVVVKKSPELTEQAVIDYCRKNLTGYKIPRIVEFRTELPKTPVGKVLRRELR
- the tcdA gene encoding tRNA cyclic N6-threonylcarbamoyladenosine(37) synthase TcdA; the encoded protein is MGSASSQTLLVDSRRFGGIARLYGDAGLAALRAAHVCVIGIGGVGSWVAEALARSAVGHLTLIDLDHVAESNTNRQIHALEGNYGKAKVQAMAERIGAINPQCQITIIEDFIEMDNLDALLGSGFDWIIDAIDSVRVKTALIAWAARRGQPIITVGGAGGQLDPTRIRIDDLARTIQDPLLSKVRAQLRRLHGFARGPKAKFGIPAVYSDEPLIYPDAACAPDGEPVAGPQGLNCAGFGASMCVTAGFGLAASAYVLTRLAKK
- a CDS encoding MFS transporter: MSAPSHSRLYCRIAVRIIPFLFICYVLNFIDRVNIGFAKLQFLHDLGLGEGAFGMATGIFFISYAAFELPSNLMLARIGARKTLMRIMLLWGLCTVGQTFMTGATSLYVLRFLLGMAEAGFFPGLILYLSYWFPDTVRARVNSVLLLAVPIAGIVGGPLSGSIMSQLHDFMGLRGWQWLFLIEGVPAIVLGLLAPFMLSDRPDTAKWLSGAERQMLQQDLTHTHAKAVIGHEHISLMEILRSRRILGLATVYFCIYVGLVAVAFWGPTILKFSGVVSVASIGWLSGLISVLTMLGNLAIAYSSDRRMERRWHIAGCMVATAVSLFLLRFSLGNVPVTVALVAIAQLSIFTVPIIYWTIPAAQLVGRSAAAGIAIISALGSIGGAFSSWIVGGMMARTGSPYAGLAIVGGLLLFGAILLMWMVPGKSSEFTKPLQQVA
- a CDS encoding SDR family NAD(P)-dependent oxidoreductase: MDLQLTGKAAFITGGSMGIGKAIALEFVREGVNVVIAARRLEHLEAAAAEIREAVKPLGDAAGQISVACVDTTDMDSVEAAIASAADRYGRLDILVNGAAHPGGLVRSELENADPQGLLQDIDIKVVGYFRCAKAAAPHMRRNGFGRIINIGGLTGRGSKQISGMRNVAIVHMTKTLSDQLGPFGITVNTIHPGVVETPHIHELYEKEAQKQGLTAEQVEANYIKVTPIRRVLQPEEMGWIAAFLASPKSGTITGESIGCDGGLTRGIFL